A stretch of the Zeugodacus cucurbitae isolate PBARC_wt_2022May chromosome 6, idZeuCucr1.2, whole genome shotgun sequence genome encodes the following:
- the LOC105214019 gene encoding uncharacterized protein LOC105214019 — protein MAATAPAVFITVPKYVAITHTPTMTLPKIRPAPTTTSLQGTTTLANNGLVEDGASAPRGKKRRLDHLTWEEKVQRKKLKNRVAAQTSRDRKKARMEDMEHEIDELTQKTEILQNKCESLQAINESLLEKNRKLDMEVELLRQKLNEVQQQQKKQQEQLARNAAKLNAKTTVESCAGCESPSAAGINTNGLSVDRRTTEKEQLSGVTMEDYCTLPTLQDMLLVDEEFDASKLEELAESLLADIAADMEAGDGACNENVAKIASNTERLSGSVVGTKTERLESSQHTNTQSVSLNAERWTPSTQQTANAKLQNKLPTAITEPLKTTSDSNLITIAAAAPTITTDKEIFRIQQANDIHSIPPDTVYGTYDAKTNSITIVMDDDAVPVNEAVEEIYCDGEKPQMCDEIKYPTPATTPSQVFLNVVDDSDDDMNFDPIERFLRPKRPLAKSPAPSLHSTASDHGYESIIGSPTSAATEQFDTSVEDFGWQGSFNDLFPSLI, from the exons ATGGCAGCGACAGCACCAGCCGTTTTTATAACCGTGCCCAAGTACGTGGCTATAACACACACTCCAACCATGACATTGCCAAAGATAAGGCCAGCACCAACAACCACGTCATTGCAAGGAACAACCACATTAGCAAACAATGGGTTGGTTGAGGATGGTGCTTCAGCGCCCCGTGGTAAAAAGCGTCGCCTTGACCATCTAACATGGGAAGAAAAAGTGCAAAGAAA aaAATTAAAGAATCGTGTGGCCGCACAGACATCACGCGACCGTAAGAAAGCACGAATGGAAGACATGGAACACGAAATAGATGAACTAACACAAAAGacagaaattttacaaaataaatgtgaaagctTGCAAGCAATCAACGAATCGCTACTtgagaaaaatcgcaaattggACATGGAAGTAGAACTGCTCCGTCAAAAACTCAACgaggtgcaacaacaacagaagaaACAGCAAGAGCAACTAGCCAGAAATGCAGCCAAATTGAATGCTAAAACAACAGTTGAATCTTGTGCCGGCTGTGAGTC ACCCTCTGCAGCAGGGATCAACACAAATGGACTCTCAGTCGACAGAAGAACAACTGAAAAAGAGCAACTCAGTGGCGTCACTATGGAGGATTATTGCACTCTGCCTACTCTTCAAGATATGCTCCTCGTCGACGAAGAATTCGATGCCAGCAAATTGGAAGAACTTGCCGAAAGCCTCTTGGCCGATATCGCAGCAGACATGGAAGCTGGTGATGGAGCGTGCAATGAAAATGTTGCCAAAATTGCAAGCAACACAGAGCGATTGTCTGGATCAGTGGTGGGGACCAAAACAGAGCGCTTGGAATCCAgccaacatacaaacacacaaagtgTCAGCTTAAATGCGGAAAGATGGACGCCATCCACACAACAGACTGCAaatgcaaaattacaaaataaattacctACAGCGATAACAGAACCGTTAAAAACTACGTCAGACAGTAATCTTATAACGATTGCAGCAGCAGCGCCTACAATAACTACGGATAAGGAAATATTTAGAATACAACAAGCAAATGACATACACTCAATACCACCGGATACAGTGTACGGCACATACGATGCCAAAACAAATTCCATAACAATTGTAATGGATGACGATGCAGTGCCAGTAAATGAGGCCGTCGAAGAAATATACTGTGATGGTGAAAAACCGCAGATGTGTGATGAAATCAAATATCCCACGCCCGCCACCACACCCTCACAAGTTTTTCTCAATGTGGTCGACGATTCGGATGATGACATGAACTTCGATCCGATCGAACGATTTCTACGTCCCAAGCGGCCGCTAGCGAAATCACCTGCACCGTCACTGCATTCTACCGCCTCAGATCATGGTTATGAATCGATTATTGGTTCGCCAACATCCGCAGCGACGGAGCAGTTCGATACGAGCGTAGAAGATTTCGGCTGGCAGGGTAGCTTTAACGATTTGTTTCCCAGTTTGATATAA
- the LOC105214016 gene encoding protein mago nashi, with product MTTEDFYLRYYVGHKGKFGHEFLEFEFRPDGKLRYANNSNYKNDTMIRKEAFVHQSVMEELKRIILDSEIMAEDDSPWPPPDRVGRQELEIVIGDEHISFTTSKTGSLVDVNRSKDPEGLRCFYYLVQDLKCLVFSLIGLHFKIKPI from the exons ATGACTACGGAGGATTTCTATTTGCGTTACTATGTTGGCCATAAAGGCAAGTTTGGCCATGAGTTTCTGGAGTTCGAATTTCGGCCGGATGGTAAACTGCGCTATGCCAACAACTCGAACTACAAAAACGACACAATGATCCGCAAGGAAGCGTTTGTACACCAGTCGGTAATGGAAGAACTAAAGCGAATCATTTTGGATTCAGAAATTATGGCTGAAGATGATTCACCATGGCCACCGCCGGATCGCGTAGGCAGACAg GAGTTGGAAATTGTCATAGGCGATGAACATATCTCCTTTACAACATCGAAAACTGGTTCGTTAGTCGATGTGAATCGTTCAAAAGATCCCGAAGGACTCCGCTGTTTCTACTATTTAGTACAGGATTTAAAGTGTTTGGTATTTTCACTCATTGGACTACATTTCAAAATTAAGCCAATATAA
- the LOC105214010 gene encoding lamin-B receptor: MENRRTRGRPKRKDVSVTLTPTEKSSTTSTHVNVPNKRSTSKTNVSPARRASPGRTTRSSRPGSSLLTSAPSTTTILIRSSPVKELKDTAIAKTTTSKTRIPTIVGSNLSTGGRSSPRFATKSSSSIHSTYSSSSTQKTIEIRSTTSALDNEFQKLSDYIRRSVSKAIDGEKREGTHTPTTNTELESRYSRSISRSIYDDGASSKAEFSDNETSGRMGEDDADEEEEEIEDYKSFNVSAQHSYSTSAIGQNCRQLEIPREFGGWIGATLLMIFAPCLVYYLQWCCQKNVCELRMPYLDIESVKNGGIWKPIFYGPAALIFFIFNVAVIVLSALLFGLYVRLPTERTSPYYGIEYKFNGLPIAIIITLTLGYAQYKNIGLPDFLLQNQSRFFVYSCINAFVLASWAYLRSFAINGRANRVHQNIYGKTGNFLVDFAQGRQVNPKWLDFIEFKVVFYRMNLLMTLLYAESLLLKQITLPVNPPIEDGIWSTAMYYYNNIQYDSAALLTSSMLLAYVWDALIFEHHMASSFDLQGEGFGALLLLRYAATPNLITAVARYFFEQQLERDKQVSTPLSCCFAAYVPITLLIAGLLLKRISSAVKYKYRVNPSNEYFDGIETIHTYQGRRLLLGPLWGRLRQPNYTGELMILCALAMPLFLRFAWPPLICILLLCVVLLHRTQRLQARNMSRYHSSWVRYCNKVRYYILPKVY; the protein is encoded by the exons ATGGAGAATCGGCGTACTAGAGGACGACCTAAACGCAAAGACGTTTCGGTAACATTAACACCAACTGAAAAATCGAGCACAACAAGTACACATGTAAATGTGCCTAACAAACGGAGTACGTCGAAGACAAACGTTTCACCGGCAAGACGCGCATCGCCTGGCCGTACCACCCGCTCTTCACGTCCAGGATCATCACTGTTAACGTCAGCGCCATCAACAACTACAATTTTGATAAGATCATCTCCAGTTAAAGAGCTAAAAGAC ACGGCAATAGCTAAAACCACTACATCCAAAACACGCATACCCACTATAGTCGGATCGAATCTTAGCACTGGCGGCAGAAGTTCACCGCGCTTTGCAACGAAGTCCTCATCCTCTATACACAGCACTTATAGCAGTAGTAGCACTCAAAAAACTATTGAAATACGTTCAACCACATCTGCTTTGGATAATgagtttcaaaaattatcagATTACATACGTCGTTCTGTGTCAAAGGCCATCGATGGAGAAAAGCGTGAAGGTACACACacgccaacaacaaatactgAACTCGAGAGCCGTTATAGCCGCTCCATATCACGATCTATCTACGATGATGGTGCTTCTTCCAAGGCAGAGTTTTCTGATAATGAAACCAGCGGGCGCATGGGGGAAGATGATGCTGACGAGGAGGAGGAAGAAATTGAGGATTACAAAAGTTTTAACGTTAGCGCTCAGCATTCATATTCCACTTCAGCGATTGGACAAAACTGTCGGCAATTAGAGATACCAAGAGAATTTGGTGGATGGATAGGAGCAACGCTATTAATGATATTTGCGCCCTGCTTAGTGTATTATTTACAATGGTGTTGCCAGAAGAATGTGTGTGAGTTGAGAATGCCTTATTTGGATATCGAATCAGTAAAAAATGGTGGTATATGGAAACCGATTTTTTACGGTCCAGctgctttaatatttttcatatttaatgtgGCAGTGATTGTATTATCTGCGTTGCTTTTTGGACTTTACGTACGTTTACCCACCGAACGCACGAGCCCATACTATggaattgaatataaatttaatgggTTGCCTATAGCAATCATAATTACATTGACGCTTGGTTATGCGCAATATAAAAATATCGGGTTACCCGATTTCTTGTTGCAAAATCAATCAAGATTTTTCGTATATAGTTGTATAAATGCTTTTGTCTTAGCATCTTGGGCTTACCTGCGTTCCTTCGCAATAAACGGGCGCGCAAATCGTGTacatcaaaatatatatggtaAAACGGGTAACTTTTTGGTGGACTTCGCACAAGGCAGACAAGTGAATCCGAAATGGTTAGATTTTATCGAATTCAAAGTGGTATTTTATCGCATGAACTTGCTAATGACCCTGCTCTATGCGGAGAGTctcttattaaaacaaataacgtTACCTGTAAATCCGCCTATTGAAGATGGCATCTGGAGCACAGCTATGTActattacaacaacatacaataTGATAGCGCTGCTCTCCTCACTTCAAGTATGCTGCTAGCATATGTTTGGGATGCTTTAATATTCGAACATCATATGGCATCATCGTTTGATCTGCAAGGCGAAGGTTTCGgtgcattgttattgttacgCTACGCCGCTACACCAAACTTAATAACAGCGGTGGCACGCTACTTCtttgagcaacaacttgaacgCGACAAGCAAGTGTCAACACCACTGTCATGCTGCTTTGCCGCTTATGTACCAATCACTTTACTCATTGCCGGTTTGCTGCTTAAACGTATTAGCAGTGCTGTCAAGTATAAATATCGTGTGAATCCCTCAAATGAATACTTTGACGGCATCGAAACTATACACACATATCAGGGACGTCGACTTTTACTCGGCCCATTATGGGGCCGTCTACGTCAGCCTAATTACACTGGTGAACTGATGATTCTGTGTGCTTTAGCAATGCCTTTGTTTTTGCGCTTCGCCTGGCCCCCACTAATTTGCATATTGTTGctgtgcgttgtgttgttgcaTCGCACACAACGACTGCAAGCGCGCAATATGTCGCGTTATCACTCATCTTGGGTACGCTACTGCAACAAAGTGCGCTACTACATATTGCCGAAAGTCTATTGA
- the LOC105214018 gene encoding membrane-associated guanylate kinase, WW and PDZ domain-containing protein 1: MPTLAAKNSQATIANMATAATTTTGTAINSGASEQCDSDVVTATRIATPTDTQNSGGALNHHHHHYHHSPAPHGGAHAASNVLSTMMVPATATTTTTAGAATNTVAASLATFNGNSNLNVANGNIGGNRNHNNSHNHSHTVHTGAGGVGKKSLTNMHASREDVASPTQPQAQLPPPPLTQLGNAMPTASINNQQLSATNSQSNHNHNNNNMSSNMNGSNGSNINNSNGNGNGSANISSILKGSKENLLQNSYNGAPTSDNIVLDIDDPGDGLGPLPPKWETAYTERGELYFIDHNTGTSHWLDPRLSKFQKKSLEDCGDDELPYGWEKIEDSLYGTYYIDHVNRRTQYENPVLEAKRRAAEQRQKQLQQPPPPAHSSAQNMQGVGYTTQQQQPPPPPPTSQPTQQQQQLRPQTPSTQMTSNLVNGAGMGGNVIGGADDGNDRVTPALGNNMVDISQRGMQPPPTGLGMQSATTPLLPYKFTRNPGEMQGERITASLVKSARGLGITIVGGDDGAEEFLQIKSIVPHGPAWLDGQLQMGDVLMYVNDTCVLGFTHHEMVNIFQSILPGETVTLEVCRGYPLPFDPNDPNTEVVTTIAVDGVSVAATDKQRRMLLDLHMDGNYNFLETIGGDGGGTKAHTHNQMRNQHSPVTGGLNDGFILMKKPELHEHTFTIVKGAMGFGFTIADSAYGQKVKKILDYNCCTHLQEGDVLLEINGIDVHQQSHLEVVQILKDCSKTEPTHVKIQRGGPSTNSANASPSGGAYNTTGLSNPPPTSSSSNNSLSNVAKLRKNFTSALFRSKTPTADLYSTQPKEILPIRPKTPLVDTRRTRAQTPNDELQHSEDVNDGNLDGRFSASKHQLDAVTHKSTNSLQEIEAISQDIPFLDPYPKLVTSLSERLAGATLLTENVGNISSNGCNIDNMGGLNMGTDYHHASGLSLPSSVADPMRYEHQEYVTAGMRAGGNNIYGISPLPNSINNFYAPQQLPTPPHLSISASSYSPATSLGLTTTSATHHNILHHHPLQLPPPPPPASHMHGHPHGSQYSPASLHSTTPLQAAHIQNERMQKRVNELLSDRRRVGFSTLDMAQPQKLSPAPYANQQLLQPQQQQQPPSQHSPAVSSVSQQPTLSWLGQASSNYTNAMQSSPSGNLPFLQRNGGAMDALDELTTEQYELSEITLERQALGFGFRIVGGTEEGSQVTVGHIVPGGAADNDHRINTGDEILSIDGINVVNSSHHKVVSLMGEAALRGQVTMILRRRLRLTQHQPQLLQSQQQQLPLPLPPPLNMPMRNTYRYPYDVIVSRHESEGFGFVIISSSNQFYGSTIGKLIPGSPADRCGELKVGDRIIAVNRIDISGMSHGDVVNLIKESGLHVRLTIGCPKDALTTPTSTLGTQNSALIVNSAQVSPGQLSQNQLIYTPLTTQQPHKPQISPNLLSNNQNGGNYFMEQPRTSAATTNFVQQQQHTHSSLQQQHQQQQQQQLLPPQL, translated from the exons ATGCCAACATTGGCAGCAAAAAATTCGCAAGCCACAATTGCCAACATGGCAACagccgccacaacaacaacaggaacgGCAATAAATTCCGGTGCCAGCGAGCAGTGCGATAGCGATGTGGTTACGGCCACAAGAATAGCAACGCCAACCGACACACAAAACAGCGGTGGCGCGTTGaatcaccatcatcatcattatcaccATTCGCCGGCGCCGCATGGTGGCGCGCATGCCGCAAGCAATGTCTTGTCGACGATGATGGTacctgcaacagcaacaacaacaacaactgcagggGCCGCAACAAACACCGTTGCAGCTAGTTTAGCCACATTTAAcggaaattcaaatttaaatgttgCCAACGGAAACATTGGCGGCAATCGCAATCACAACAACAGCCACAATCACAGTCACACTGTGCACACTGGTGCTGGTGGTGTTGGCAAAAAGTCATTGACAAACATGCATGCATCCCGTGAGGATGTTGCATCACCAACACAACCACAAGCACAATTGCCGCCACCGCCGTTAACACAGCTGGGCAATGCCATGCCAACGGCATCAATCAACAATCAGCAGTTGTCAGCAACTAACAGTCAGAGCAATCAcaatcataacaacaacaacatgagtaGCAATATGAACGGTAGCAACGGCAGCAATATTAATAATAGCAATGGTAACGGTAATGGCAGTGCAAACATCAGCAGCATTCTGAAAGGGAGTAAAG aaaatttaCTGCAAAACAGTTATAACGGCGCTCCGACTAGTGATAATATTGTTTTGGATATTGACGATCCTGGAGATGGACTGGGTCCTTTGCCACCCAAATGGGAGACCGCATATACCGAACGTGGTGAATTATATTTTATCGA TCACAACACCGGCACATCTCATTGGCTCGATCCGCGTCTATCGAAATTCCAAAAGAAATCACTAGAAGACTGCGGTGATGATGAACTCCCTTATGGTTGGGAGAAGATTGAAGATTCTCTGTATGGCACCTATTACATAGATCACGTGAACCGCCGCACACAATATGAAAATCCAGTTTTGGAAGCTAAACGACGTGCTGCAGAGCAAAGGcagaaacaactacaacaaccgcCACCACCTGCACACAGCAGTGCACAGAATATGCAAGGAGTAGGTTAcacaacgcaacaacaacaaccgccgccaccaccgcctACTAGCCAACCaacgcaacagcagcaacaactacgTCCGCAAACACCATCTACACAAATGACAAGCAATTTGGTGAATGGCGCTGGCATGGGTGGTAATGTAATTGGCGGTGCGGATGATGGCAACGATCGTGTTACTCCGGCACTCGGTAATAACATGGTCGATATATCACAACGTGGCATGCAACCACCGCCAACGGGCTTGGGTATGCAGTCGGCAACAACACCACTACTGCCATACAAATTCACGCGGAATCCCGGTGAGATGCAGGGCGAACGCATCACCGCGTCGTTGGTGAAGTCTGCACGCGGCCTTGGCATCACCATTGTGGGTGGCGACGATGGTGCGGAGGAGTTTCTGCAAATCAAGTCGATTGTGCCGCACGGTCCAGCGTGGTTGGATGGTCAACTGCAGATGGGTGATGTGTTGATGTATGTGAATGATACTTGTGTGCTTGGGTTTACGCATCACGAGATG GTCAATATTTTCCAGTCGATTTTGCCCGGCGAAACCGTTACATTAGAGGTATGCCGTGGCTATCCCTTACCTTTTGACCCTAATGACCCGAACACCGAGGTGGTCACTACTATAGCGGTGGATGGTGTTAGTGTTGCGGCGACGGACAAACAACGTCGTATGCTACTCGATCTACATATGGAtggtaattataattttctcgAAACCATCGGTGGTGACGGAGGCGGCACGAAAGCGCACACGCATAATCAAATGCGCAATCAGCACTCACCAGTTACTGGGGGCTTAAATGACGGcttcattttaatgaaaaaacccGAGTTGCACGAGCACACATTTACGATTGTTAAAGGTGCCATGGGTTTCGGTTTCACCATTGCCGACTCGGCTTATGGGCAAAAGGTGAAGAAGATTCTCGATTACAACTGTTGTACGCATCTACAAGAGGGCGATGTGCTATTGGAGATTAACGGCATTGATGTGCATCAACAGAGTCATCTTGAAGTGGTGCAGATATTGAAGGATTGTTCGAAAACCGAACCGACACATGTCAAAATTCAACGCGGTGGTCCATCTACAAATAGTGCCAATGCCTCACCCTCCGGGGGCGCATATAATACCACCGGTTTGAGTAATCCACCGCCAACGAGCAGTTCCAGCAACAACAGTTTGAGTAATGTTGCGAAGTTACGCAAGAACTTTACCTCCGCATTGTTTCGGAGCAAGACACCGACTGCGGATCTGTATAGCACACAGCCGAAAGAGATACTGCCAATACGTCCGAAGACACCATTGGTCGATACGCGTCGTACACGTGCGCAAACGCCTAATGATGAGCTACAGCACAGTGAGGATGTCAATGATGGGAACCTTGATGGCAGGTTTTCGGCCAGTAAGCACCAATTGGATGCTGTCACGCATAAATCCACAAATAGTCTACAGGAGATCGAGGCAATTAGTCAAGATATACCATTCTTGGATCCATACCCGAAATTAGTCACCAGTTTGAGTGAGCGTTTGGCTGGCGCAACATTGCTAACCGAAAATGTTGGTAATATCAGCTCTAACGGCTGTAATATCGATAATATGGGTGGCCTTAATATGGGCACTGACTACCACCATGCCAGCGGTCTTTCGCTGCCCTCGAGTGTAGCCGACCCAATGCGCTACGAACATCAAGAGTACGTTACGGCCGGCATGCGCGCTGGTGGCAATAACATATATGGCATATCGCCGCTACCCAACAGCATTAATAATTTCTATGCGCCACAACAATTGCCCACACCGCCACATCTTAGCATTTCGGCCAGCAGCTATTCACCAGCGACGTCGCTCGGTTTGACAACAACATCCGCTACGCATCACAATATCTTGCATCATCATCCACTACaattgccaccaccaccaccaccagcgtCGCATATGCATGGGCATCCACACGGCTCGCAGTACTCACCGGCTTCGCTGCATTCGACCACACCGTTACAAGCGGCACACATACAAAACGAACGCATGCAAAAACGTGTCAACGAGCTGCTGAGTGATCGACGTCGTGTGGGCTTCTCCACACTGGATATGGCACAACCACAGAAACTCTCGCCAGCGCCGTATGCTAATCAGCAATTGTTGCaaccacaacagcagcagcagccgccttCACAACATTCACCGGCTGTGAGTAGCGTGTCGCAGCAACCAACGTTGTCCTGGTTGGGACAGGCCAGCAGTAACTACACCAATGCTATGCAGTCTTCGCCGAGCGGTAACTTACCGTTCCTCCAACGTAATGGCGGTGCAATGGATGCGCTGGATGAACTGACCACAGAACAGTATGAGTTGAGTGAGATCACTTTGGAGCGACAGGCGCTTGGCTTTGGGTTTCGCATTGTTGGCGGCACGGAGGAGGGCTCACAAGTGACAGTGGGTCACATTGTGCCCGGTGGTGCCGCCGATAATGACCATCGCATTAATACAGGGGACGAGATACTCAGCATAGACGGTATCAATGTG GTCAATTCGTCGCACCACAAAGTTGTTTCACTAATGGGTGAGGCGGCATTGCGAGGTCAAGTGACTATGATACTGCGTCGTCGCTTGCGGTTAACACAACACCAACCACAATTATTGCaatcacaacagcaacaattaccCTTACCGCTACCGCCGCCATTAAACATGCCCATGCGCAATACATACCGATATCCATATGATGTTATAGTCAGTCGACACGAGTCCGAAGGCTTTGGGTTTGTGATTATATCGTCATCAAATCAATTCTACGGCTCCACAATCG GAAAATTGATACCCGGCAGTCCAGCCGATCGTTGTGGTGAGCTGAAAGTGGGTGATCGTATCATCGCTGTTAATCGCATAGATATTTCCGGTATGTCACATGGTGATGTAGTCAATCTCATAAAGGAATCGGGGCTACATGTGCGTTTGACAATCGGTTGTCCAAAAGACGCCTTGACAACACCCACCTCTACGTTGGGCacacaaaattcagcattaaTCGTCAACTCCGCACAAGTGTCGCCAGGTCAGCTGTCgcaaaatcaattaatataTACACCGTTGAcaacacaacaaccacataAACCACAGATATCGCCAAATTTATTGTCAAACAATCAAAATGGTGGCAACTACTTTATGGAGCAACCGCGAACgagcgcagcaacaacaaattttgtacaacaacaacagcatacacATTCGTCATTGCAGCAacagcatcagcagcaacaacaacagcaattgctgCCACCACAATTATGA